From Nonlabens sp. Ci31, the proteins below share one genomic window:
- the rplI gene encoding 50S ribosomal protein L9 — MELILKKDVEHLGFTDDLVSVKPGYGRNFLIPNGLAVMATSSAKKVLAETLKQRAHKEAKNIKAAQDQADQLTALDLKITAKTGDGDKLFGSITTADVSNILAKNGIEIEKKFISVAGGAIKRLGLYEADVRFHREVTVKLAFNVVADK; from the coding sequence ATGGAACTTATATTAAAGAAAGACGTAGAACATTTAGGTTTTACTGACGATTTAGTGAGTGTTAAGCCTGGTTATGGTCGTAACTTTCTAATACCTAATGGACTAGCTGTTATGGCTACCAGTAGTGCTAAAAAAGTACTGGCTGAAACGCTTAAGCAAAGAGCTCATAAAGAAGCTAAAAACATAAAAGCTGCTCAAGATCAAGCTGATCAACTTACAGCTCTTGATTTGAAAATAACTGCAAAAACTGGAGACGGAGACAAATTATTTGGTTCTATCACCACTGCAGATGTTTCTAACATCTTAGCAAAGAACGGTATCGAGATAGAGAAGAAGTTTATCTCTGTTGCTGGAGGTGCTATTAAGAGACTTGGTCTTTATGAGGCTGATGTACGTTTTCACAGAGAAGTAACTGTAAAGCTTGCTTTTAATGTAGTAGCAGACAAATAA
- the rpsR gene encoding 30S ribosomal protein S18 encodes MATLQQQAKGKKDGDIRYLSPLKIETQQRKKYCRFQRSGIKYIDYKDPNFLFGFVNEQGKLLPRRLTGTSLKYQRKVAIAVKRARHIAIMPYVGDLLK; translated from the coding sequence ATGGCAACATTACAACAACAAGCTAAAGGTAAAAAAGATGGTGACATCCGTTACCTTTCTCCTTTAAAGATCGAGACTCAACAGAGAAAAAAATACTGCCGTTTTCAACGTAGTGGTATTAAATATATAGATTATAAAGATCCTAATTTCCTTTTCGGATTTGTAAATGAGCAAGGGAAGTTACTTCCACGTCGTTTAACTGGAACTTCACTAAAATACCAACGTAAAGTTGCTATAGCTGTAAAACGTGCTCGTCACATCGCTATCATGCCTTATGTAGGGGATTTACTTAAATAA
- a CDS encoding amidohydrolase family protein: MKNILYTICAVFALTAAAQQTPAPAQKGVYTIMNATAHIGNGEVIENSVIVIENGIITAIADARVVRMNIKGEKIDGYGMHVYPGIIAMNSTLGLVEVDAVNASDDEREIGTFNPHIRSLIAYNAESRVVESMRPNGVLIAQIVPRGGRISGKSSVVQLDAWNWEDASILTDDGVHINWPSSFRRSGTWYEPGPIEPSKNYDEQVTELTDFLKSAKAYNSDIKPEGLNLKYAALQPVLNGDENFYIHVDGEKAIRDVLKFIKANDIKKPVIIGGREGDQVAAELVAMNVPVVAGRVHDLPAREDEDFDMPYKFPKLLADKGVMVALENSGSMERHQARNFPFYAGTVAGYGMDMEQALMMITLTPAKILGIDKEYGSLEQGKSATLFISKGNALDMRGNQLTRAFIDGRDISLNSHQTELYERYMNKFGAKIKR, encoded by the coding sequence ATGAAAAACATATTATATACTATTTGTGCCGTATTTGCCCTAACGGCAGCAGCACAACAGACACCTGCTCCTGCACAGAAAGGAGTATACACCATTATGAATGCTACCGCGCATATAGGCAATGGAGAAGTGATCGAGAATTCTGTGATCGTTATTGAAAACGGAATTATCACTGCCATTGCAGACGCTAGGGTAGTAAGAATGAACATCAAAGGAGAAAAGATCGACGGGTACGGCATGCACGTATATCCTGGAATTATTGCGATGAATTCTACTTTAGGATTAGTAGAGGTTGATGCAGTAAACGCTAGTGATGACGAGCGCGAGATAGGAACTTTTAACCCGCATATACGATCTTTGATCGCTTACAATGCTGAGAGTCGCGTAGTGGAATCTATGCGTCCTAACGGAGTACTTATAGCGCAAATAGTGCCTAGAGGCGGTCGTATTTCTGGAAAATCTAGCGTTGTTCAATTGGACGCGTGGAACTGGGAGGATGCCTCTATACTTACCGATGATGGTGTACACATCAACTGGCCCTCTAGTTTTAGAAGAAGTGGTACTTGGTATGAACCAGGACCTATCGAACCAAGCAAAAATTATGACGAGCAAGTAACAGAGCTTACCGACTTTTTAAAAAGTGCAAAAGCTTATAATTCAGATATTAAGCCAGAAGGGTTAAACTTGAAGTATGCTGCTCTTCAACCGGTCTTGAATGGAGATGAAAATTTCTATATCCATGTCGATGGAGAAAAAGCGATAAGAGATGTGCTGAAATTTATCAAAGCAAACGATATTAAAAAGCCAGTGATCATAGGAGGTCGTGAAGGTGATCAAGTGGCTGCTGAGCTGGTTGCGATGAATGTTCCTGTAGTTGCTGGACGTGTTCATGATCTTCCAGCTAGAGAAGATGAAGACTTTGATATGCCCTACAAATTCCCTAAACTCCTTGCAGATAAAGGTGTGATGGTAGCGCTAGAAAACTCTGGAAGTATGGAAAGACATCAAGCTCGTAATTTTCCTTTCTATGCAGGAACTGTTGCTGGTTACGGAATGGATATGGAGCAAGCCTTAATGATGATCACACTAACTCCAGCAAAAATATTAGGAATTGACAAGGAATATGGCTCTTTAGAACAAGGAAAGAGCGCTACCTTATTTATATCTAAAGGAAATGCCTTAGATATGCGAGGTAATCAATTGACACGTGCTTTTATAGACGGAAGAGATATTTCCCTTAATTCTCACCAAACAGAATTGTACGAGCGTTATATGAATAAGTTCGGAGCGAAAATTAAGAGGTAA
- a CDS encoding DUF6495 family protein yields the protein MKYRRLTKEQLEEMHPEFINFLATQTITAKEWVDLKTNQPEVAEQEIDVFSDLVWEGVLQKAAFLEHISPRTMNLFSLGEKEMELISIMVGDELIDITTKEGYQWLQKNLMDDEVKIFTAKKAYSENPNEDKFKLIETGAVITKGDLFNYFDDLMELGKETNGF from the coding sequence ATGAAATATAGAAGACTTACCAAAGAGCAACTGGAAGAAATGCATCCAGAGTTCATCAATTTCCTCGCAACACAAACCATTACAGCTAAAGAATGGGTAGACCTTAAAACAAATCAGCCAGAAGTGGCAGAGCAAGAAATAGATGTGTTCTCTGATTTGGTATGGGAAGGTGTGCTTCAAAAAGCAGCATTTCTAGAGCATATTTCGCCTAGAACTATGAATTTATTTTCCTTAGGAGAAAAGGAAATGGAATTGATATCTATTATGGTAGGAGATGAGTTGATTGATATTACTACTAAAGAGGGATATCAATGGCTTCAAAAAAACTTAATGGACGATGAGGTAAAGATTTTTACCGCAAAAAAAGCCTACAGTGAAAACCCTAATGAAGATAAATTCAAACTCATCGAGACCGGAGCAGTTATAACTAAAGGAGATTTGTTTAATTATTTTGACGATCTAATGGAATTAGGCAAAGAAACTAATGGTTTCTAA
- the rpsF gene encoding 30S ribosomal protein S6 → MNQYETVFILNPVLSDDQVKETVKKFENFLTDRGAKMVAKEDWGLKKLAYAIENKKSGFYHLFQFEVPGEVINDYEVEFGRDERIMRYLTVKLDKYAIEWAEKRRVKMSKKSKA, encoded by the coding sequence ATGAATCAATACGAAACTGTTTTCATTTTGAATCCCGTTTTATCTGATGACCAGGTAAAGGAGACAGTAAAGAAGTTTGAGAATTTCCTTACTGATCGCGGTGCAAAAATGGTAGCCAAAGAAGATTGGGGCCTAAAAAAATTGGCTTATGCAATCGAAAACAAGAAAAGTGGTTTTTACCACCTCTTTCAATTTGAAGTACCTGGTGAGGTAATTAACGACTATGAAGTAGAATTCGGTCGTGATGAGCGTATCATGAGATACCTTACTGTAAAACTTGATAAATATGCAATCGAGTGGGCAGAGAAGAGAAGAGTTAAAATGTCTAAAAAATCTAAAGCTTAA
- a CDS encoding NUDIX domain-containing protein has translation MKHNINKEALVFDDFLKIYKAEVTHDSFNSDQEITASRLALDKGNAIAVLLYEKDTDSFLFIRQFRYPSARHGHPWTLELPAGAIDAKESAKEAAIREVEEEIGYRIDRLEFIVEYFPSPGMLSEQIILFYGEVNSDQKTSKGGGSVSEKEDIELVKISRYEIRQKLEERFFTNSISIISLQWYLLNKV, from the coding sequence ATGAAACACAACATCAACAAAGAAGCACTCGTATTTGACGATTTTCTAAAAATTTATAAAGCAGAGGTTACTCACGACTCTTTTAATAGTGATCAGGAAATAACTGCTTCTCGCCTGGCCTTAGATAAAGGAAATGCCATTGCCGTCTTGCTTTACGAAAAAGACACCGATAGCTTTTTATTTATAAGGCAATTTAGATATCCCAGTGCGCGTCATGGTCATCCTTGGACACTGGAACTTCCCGCAGGAGCTATAGATGCAAAAGAATCAGCAAAAGAGGCCGCCATACGAGAAGTGGAGGAAGAAATAGGCTACCGTATAGATCGTTTGGAATTTATAGTGGAATACTTCCCTTCCCCTGGCATGCTCTCAGAACAAATCATCCTATTTTATGGTGAAGTAAATTCAGATCAAAAAACGTCAAAAGGTGGTGGTTCTGTTTCAGAAAAGGAAGATATTGAATTGGTTAAAATCTCTAGATACGAAATCAGACAAAAACTGGAGGAACGCTTTTTTACTAACTCCATTAGTATCATTAGTTTACAATGGTATTTATTAAATAAGGTTTAA